A window of the Bacteriovorax sp. PP10 genome harbors these coding sequences:
- a CDS encoding methyl-accepting chemotaxis protein produces MKKIENMKFRTKLLSIIGISCLICAGTSIVTSLYFSKHQLNAGIEEKALTIHSRLEAATEFVALQGGLTPFVERLKSKYKSDADMTDGDKLDVLKQVPIFAAMKIGAKDAEKEGYEFRVFSDEPRKKENQATAFELSIFKKFADDQKLDKFVHNDGVRIIVYKPVRLSDKQGCMTCHGDPVTSPWGNGKDVLGHKMENWRDGKLHGVFAISTNIEKISELREVDKNTRTTIMLGLVPIAVSLFVGSFFLKGPMASLTSIAEVLSQISGNVGKTSTSMSDNSSGLSQASVEQMAALQETAASLEEVGAMIKKTSENAKATSEASAKSHSKANHGNEIVTKMIHSMEDINNSNHAVQEQMNKSNQEFSEIVNVIVEIEKKTKVINEIVFQTKLLSFNASVEAARAGEHGKGFSVVAEEIGNLASMSGTAASEISAMLDHSIKTVEKIVATSKDKVDKLMVDGKEKVNYGTEVARDCGIILHEIVDNIKITSEMAGEISSASREQAQGVQEISKAMSQLDIVTQENSKTSQDLSDIAGKLNEDSVTLENTVVDLIKTVNGQS; encoded by the coding sequence ATGAAAAAAATTGAAAACATGAAATTTAGAACTAAACTTTTATCTATTATAGGGATCTCTTGTTTAATATGTGCAGGCACATCAATTGTGACTTCATTATATTTTTCTAAGCATCAGTTGAATGCAGGTATAGAAGAAAAAGCTCTCACTATACATTCACGTCTGGAAGCAGCGACAGAATTCGTTGCTTTGCAGGGAGGATTAACCCCCTTTGTAGAGCGTTTAAAGAGCAAGTATAAATCAGATGCAGATATGACTGATGGAGATAAGTTAGATGTGCTTAAGCAGGTTCCCATTTTTGCAGCGATGAAAATTGGGGCAAAAGATGCTGAAAAAGAAGGTTATGAATTTCGAGTGTTCTCTGATGAGCCGAGAAAAAAAGAAAATCAAGCAACAGCATTTGAACTCTCAATTTTTAAGAAATTTGCAGACGATCAAAAGTTAGACAAGTTTGTTCATAATGATGGAGTAAGAATTATTGTTTATAAACCAGTTCGACTTTCTGACAAGCAGGGATGCATGACTTGCCACGGGGACCCAGTGACTAGCCCGTGGGGAAATGGAAAAGATGTATTAGGTCATAAAATGGAAAACTGGAGAGATGGTAAACTTCATGGAGTGTTTGCAATATCGACAAATATCGAAAAAATTTCTGAATTAAGAGAAGTAGATAAAAATACCAGAACGACGATTATGTTAGGGCTTGTTCCAATTGCAGTGTCCTTGTTTGTGGGCTCTTTCTTCCTTAAAGGCCCAATGGCCAGTTTAACTAGTATTGCTGAAGTACTTTCTCAAATCAGTGGGAATGTTGGAAAAACATCAACTAGTATGAGTGATAATTCGTCCGGTCTGTCTCAGGCATCAGTAGAGCAGATGGCCGCTCTTCAGGAAACCGCAGCTTCGCTGGAAGAAGTGGGGGCAATGATTAAGAAGACTTCAGAAAATGCCAAGGCCACTTCTGAGGCTTCAGCGAAATCTCATAGTAAGGCCAACCATGGAAATGAGATTGTAACTAAGATGATTCATTCAATGGAGGATATTAATAATTCTAACCATGCTGTTCAAGAGCAGATGAATAAATCTAATCAGGAATTTTCAGAGATTGTGAATGTCATTGTTGAGATTGAAAAGAAAACAAAAGTTATTAATGAAATCGTTTTCCAGACAAAGTTACTTTCTTTTAATGCTTCAGTTGAAGCAGCAAGAGCAGGAGAGCATGGAAAAGGGTTTTCTGTAGTGGCAGAAGAGATTGGAAATCTTGCCAGTATGAGCGGTACGGCGGCGTCAGAAATCAGTGCGATGCTTGATCATAGTATAAAGACAGTTGAAAAAATCGTAGCGACTTCAAAAGATAAAGTAGATAAGTTAATGGTCGATGGAAAAGAAAAAGTTAATTATGGAACTGAAGTTGCGCGAGACTGTGGAATTATTCTTCATGAGATTGTCGACAATATAAAAATTACTTCTGAAATGGCCGGAGAGATCTCTAGTGCCAGTCGTGAACAGGCACAGGGAGTTCAGGAGATTTCTAAAGCAATGTCTCAATTAGATATTGTGACTCAGGAGAATTCAAAAACCTCGCAGGATTTATCTGATATTGCCGGTAAATTGAATGAAGATTCAGTTACGCTAGAAAATACAGTTGTTGATCTAATTAAGACAGTAAACGGACAAAGTTAA
- a CDS encoding GlsB/YeaQ/YmgE family stress response membrane protein, giving the protein MGIVYWTLMIGFLVGALAKFFFRRMKQGEVFATMTAGLIGSVLFGWLGGRIGFYNFGETDGLIASLIGAIIAVTAYCLYYKKATKI; this is encoded by the coding sequence ATGGGTATCGTATATTGGACTCTAATGATTGGTTTCCTGGTCGGAGCACTGGCCAAGTTTTTCTTTCGTAGAATGAAACAAGGAGAAGTCTTCGCCACAATGACTGCCGGGCTTATTGGTTCAGTTCTTTTTGGATGGCTTGGTGGACGAATCGGATTTTACAATTTTGGTGAGACCGACGGACTTATCGCTTCTCTGATCGGTGCAATTATCGCTGTTACCGCATATTGCCTGTACTACAAAAAAGCGACTAAAATTTAG
- a CDS encoding SDR family NAD(P)-dependent oxidoreductase produces MGRFDNKVAFITGGNSGIGKASALMIAKDGANIMLADLKEDRGVLKELEELGVTASFVKCDVSKPEDVEHAINETIKKFGSLDIALNNAGVGDQGMIHEKSIEQWHKVIEINLSGVFYCMKYEIEHMLKQKDGGKIINISSILGQVGEAGAAAYVAAKHGVVGLTQTAAIEYGAKNIRVNTIGPGYISTPLLKDIDKEKLHEIEERHAMKRLGHSEEVAKAFIWLASDDSSFLTGDYIPVDGGYLAQ; encoded by the coding sequence ATGGGACGCTTTGATAATAAAGTTGCTTTTATCACTGGAGGAAATTCTGGTATCGGTAAAGCAAGTGCTTTGATGATCGCTAAAGACGGTGCGAATATCATGCTGGCCGATTTGAAAGAAGACCGCGGTGTTTTAAAAGAACTCGAAGAGCTGGGAGTAACAGCATCCTTTGTGAAGTGTGATGTTTCTAAACCAGAAGATGTTGAACACGCCATTAATGAAACCATTAAAAAGTTTGGTTCACTCGACATTGCTCTTAATAATGCTGGAGTTGGTGATCAGGGAATGATTCACGAAAAAAGTATTGAGCAATGGCACAAGGTTATTGAGATTAACCTTAGTGGTGTCTTCTACTGCATGAAGTACGAGATCGAGCATATGTTGAAGCAAAAGGATGGCGGTAAAATTATCAACATCTCATCAATACTTGGACAGGTTGGTGAAGCTGGAGCTGCCGCTTACGTGGCCGCCAAACATGGAGTTGTTGGATTAACTCAAACAGCTGCTATCGAGTATGGCGCAAAAAATATTCGTGTGAATACTATCGGCCCCGGATATATTTCAACTCCCTTATTAAAAGATATAGATAAAGAAAAGCTTCACGAGATTGAAGAAAGACATGCGATGAAGCGCTTGGGACATTCAGAAGAAGTGGCCAAGGCCTTTATATGGCTGGCCTCAGATGACTCGAGTTTCTTAACCGGGGATTATATTCCAGTAGATGGCGGGTATCTCGCACAATAA
- a CDS encoding sensor histidine kinase, giving the protein MLYEFLLKNQEEILNLTSKKTLELAGKRSSSTQLEAGLPIFFEQLLDVLLLEREEHKIYESENQKVRLKNKGLMVKAADESDETSLAESSGRPDEAELAKTAKRHGEELLRLGYTLSHVVHAYGAICQAITELAVIKDAKITANEFHDFNRCLDIAIAGAVTGFSSDQNLKEANREVEHLGFLAHELRNALTSVNLSFQLIKRGTVATGGSTAQLVDKGLSRIEYLIDRSLTEVRMKIDPRVIIETGYLLQLVDQIVTTASIESQIKHQSLEINIDPKIVIKADQQLFYSAISNLIQNAIKYTRIGGKIEIRGRIVEQNIVIDVEDECGGLLTANAADLFKPFEQQHKNKQGLGLGLTIAQKAIELNLGTIKAKNLPGKGCIFTITLPNHTM; this is encoded by the coding sequence ATGCTTTATGAATTTTTGCTAAAAAACCAAGAGGAAATCTTAAATTTGACTTCAAAGAAAACTCTTGAGTTAGCAGGAAAACGGTCAAGTTCTACGCAGCTTGAGGCAGGACTTCCCATTTTTTTTGAACAGCTTCTGGATGTGCTTTTGCTGGAAAGAGAGGAACATAAAATTTATGAAAGCGAAAATCAAAAGGTTCGTTTAAAAAATAAAGGACTGATGGTGAAGGCCGCAGATGAAAGCGACGAAACCTCTTTAGCAGAATCATCAGGCAGACCAGATGAAGCCGAGCTTGCCAAAACAGCTAAACGTCATGGGGAAGAATTACTAAGATTAGGATATACACTTTCCCATGTCGTCCATGCATATGGTGCTATTTGCCAGGCAATCACTGAACTTGCCGTCATAAAAGACGCTAAGATTACGGCCAATGAATTTCATGATTTTAATCGTTGTCTTGATATTGCAATCGCTGGTGCAGTGACAGGCTTTTCAAGTGATCAAAATCTTAAAGAAGCTAATAGAGAAGTTGAACATCTTGGATTCCTCGCTCATGAATTACGGAATGCACTTACAAGTGTGAATCTTTCATTTCAATTAATAAAAAGAGGCACAGTCGCGACAGGTGGAAGTACTGCACAGCTTGTGGATAAAGGACTTAGCAGAATTGAATACCTGATTGATCGCTCTCTTACAGAAGTGAGGATGAAAATCGACCCGAGAGTCATTATTGAAACAGGTTATTTATTGCAACTAGTAGATCAAATTGTTACGACTGCCTCAATTGAGTCCCAAATTAAACACCAGAGTCTTGAAATTAACATTGATCCAAAAATTGTTATTAAAGCGGATCAACAGCTTTTTTATTCTGCGATTTCTAATTTAATTCAAAATGCAATCAAGTACACACGTATAGGTGGTAAAATTGAAATACGAGGCAGAATCGTTGAACAAAATATTGTGATTGATGTAGAAGATGAATGTGGTGGTTTATTAACGGCAAATGCAGCAGATCTTTTTAAGCCATTCGAGCAACAACATAAAAATAAACAAGGATTAGGCCTGGGTCTTACGATTGCTCAAAAGGCGATAGAGCTCAATCTTGGAACTATCAAAGCAAAAAATCTTCCAGGTAAAGGATGTATCTTCACAATTACTTTACCAAATCATACGATGTGA
- a CDS encoding HlyD family efflux transporter periplasmic adaptor subunit, with protein sequence MKSLFSLAFICSVSFIPAAVMASNAPVDRPRVLLEEIKMLDDNKRIIVPVKIEAKIQSLVSADIEGHVTRILKPLGSLVKSGEVIMYLENKDPSFTYAAVPVRSPITGVLSQMHTSQMTKVMRGDKLFAVIDPKSLKLSAEFPSNDVMSVHSGLVGQFKMDSKSDINLPVRITGISPLVDSRTGTASAEFEFTDFKKTLPPIGSIGQATFEINQGSIIMIPEASLVFQDGKAMVRVLKGKNQFSKKLIVLGEQRDNNYVVKSGITKGDKIIVRSSRPLKEGEMFDVDAPAKVQ encoded by the coding sequence ATGAAAAGTTTATTTTCGCTAGCATTCATTTGCTCGGTCAGTTTCATTCCTGCTGCTGTTATGGCCTCTAATGCTCCTGTCGATAGACCTCGCGTTTTATTAGAAGAAATCAAAATGCTTGATGATAACAAACGCATCATCGTTCCCGTAAAAATCGAAGCAAAAATTCAATCTCTTGTCAGTGCCGATATCGAAGGTCACGTGACTCGCATTCTTAAACCTCTTGGTTCTCTGGTTAAGTCTGGCGAAGTGATTATGTATCTTGAAAATAAAGATCCAAGTTTTACTTACGCTGCAGTTCCGGTTAGATCTCCAATCACTGGAGTCCTAAGCCAAATGCACACGAGCCAAATGACGAAGGTTATGCGTGGAGATAAACTGTTTGCAGTTATCGATCCTAAATCACTAAAACTTTCTGCTGAATTCCCAAGTAACGACGTTATGTCAGTTCACTCAGGACTTGTTGGTCAGTTTAAAATGGATTCAAAGTCAGATATTAATCTTCCAGTGAGAATCACAGGAATCAGCCCATTAGTTGATTCACGTACAGGAACAGCATCAGCTGAATTCGAATTCACTGATTTCAAAAAAACACTTCCTCCAATTGGATCAATCGGGCAGGCGACTTTTGAAATCAATCAAGGATCAATCATCATGATCCCTGAAGCTTCATTAGTTTTCCAAGACGGTAAGGCCATGGTGAGAGTTCTTAAGGGAAAAAATCAATTCAGTAAAAAACTTATTGTTTTAGGTGAGCAAAGAGATAACAACTACGTTGTTAAATCAGGAATCACTAAAGGTGATAAGATTATTGTCCGCTCAAGCCGTCCTTTAAAAGAAGGCGAAATGTTTGATGTGGATGCACCAGCGAAAGTTCAATGA
- a CDS encoding hemolysin family protein, with protein MISVLVVFACLFLNAILSCAEMAFVTIDDKLLRKKVLAGDKNAVYIDEMGKSPERILSVVQIGITLVGAISGAVSGAGAEEVLGPRFMQLFGVNEQIAATMAITIVVAPLTILSVVIGELVPKSLAIRFALPIILRLAPALKVAEKVLGPLVNPMEKATDFIMKLLLRSRPNAEESSEAEELSLKGLRTEYKQYFHNLLDLDSRNVGSIMVPWEKVDHLSSTAEPEEVSALILNTRRTRIPVLDANEVYGYLHSKEFVNLSQSGVGDNWLSFVRPIQALTQDTKVLHALRTMQKKKAHFMIVGTLEKPIGIITLEDILEEVFGDFIDEDEDEKVKLFLRRTKIFK; from the coding sequence ATGATCAGTGTTCTAGTTGTCTTCGCCTGCCTATTCCTAAATGCAATTCTTTCATGCGCTGAAATGGCCTTTGTGACCATTGACGATAAGCTTTTACGTAAAAAAGTTTTAGCGGGTGATAAAAACGCCGTTTATATAGATGAGATGGGAAAATCTCCCGAAAGAATTCTTTCTGTCGTACAAATTGGAATCACACTTGTTGGTGCGATCTCTGGAGCTGTATCAGGTGCTGGTGCGGAAGAAGTTCTAGGGCCAAGATTCATGCAACTCTTTGGAGTGAATGAACAGATTGCTGCCACTATGGCGATTACTATCGTTGTTGCTCCCTTAACAATTCTTTCAGTTGTGATCGGTGAACTTGTTCCCAAGTCACTGGCGATCAGATTTGCTCTGCCTATTATTCTAAGGCTTGCTCCTGCACTAAAAGTGGCAGAGAAAGTTTTAGGGCCATTGGTAAATCCAATGGAAAAAGCAACCGACTTCATTATGAAATTGTTGCTAAGGTCTCGTCCTAACGCAGAAGAATCAAGTGAAGCAGAAGAGCTTTCATTAAAAGGTCTTCGTACTGAATACAAACAATACTTTCACAATCTTTTGGATCTTGATTCAAGAAATGTTGGAAGCATTATGGTTCCCTGGGAAAAAGTCGATCACTTAAGCTCAACAGCTGAGCCAGAAGAAGTGTCGGCACTTATTTTAAACACTAGAAGAACCAGAATTCCTGTTTTAGACGCTAACGAAGTTTACGGCTACCTTCACTCAAAAGAGTTCGTTAACCTTTCTCAAAGTGGTGTAGGGGATAACTGGCTTAGTTTCGTTCGTCCTATTCAAGCGCTTACTCAAGATACAAAAGTTCTGCATGCACTTCGTACAATGCAAAAAAAGAAAGCTCACTTTATGATCGTAGGAACTCTGGAAAAACCAATCGGAATCATCACACTGGAAGATATTCTTGAAGAAGTTTTTGGGGATTTCATCGATGAAGATGAAGACGAAAAAGTAAAACTCTTTCTAAGACGCACGAAAATTTTCAAATAA
- a CDS encoding phosphatase PAP2 family protein produces MNIIKNLSQKQIRIIIMGLVILFSIIMFGKVVHEVFYEAKAGDLEAIAFDNKILKKFQEVRSSSLNQSMIDITALGSFSVIVLFTFLIITFLLVYRDWNGLMYLFVILLGSSVLPGFIKNYFMRERPDILGRLTEVSSSSFPSGHSFGATVSYFSLAFLLSREVKNIRLEILYYALAAIVVGMVGTSRMYLGVHYPTDVVGGICSGLIWFSIVSIPFVYFSKTTDSE; encoded by the coding sequence ATGAATATTATAAAAAACTTATCACAAAAACAAATCCGCATAATTATTATGGGTCTCGTTATTCTTTTTTCTATCATCATGTTTGGAAAAGTCGTTCATGAAGTTTTTTATGAAGCTAAAGCAGGGGATTTGGAAGCTATTGCTTTTGATAATAAAATTTTAAAAAAATTCCAGGAAGTGAGAAGCAGTTCGCTGAATCAATCAATGATTGATATTACGGCCCTTGGATCTTTTAGCGTGATTGTTTTATTCACCTTTTTGATTATTACTTTTCTGCTAGTTTACAGAGACTGGAATGGACTAATGTATCTTTTTGTTATTCTTTTGGGCTCTAGTGTACTTCCCGGATTTATCAAAAATTATTTCATGCGAGAGCGCCCCGATATTCTCGGCCGTCTTACAGAGGTAAGCAGCTCTTCATTTCCCAGCGGACATTCTTTCGGCGCGACGGTGTCGTATTTCTCACTGGCCTTTCTTTTATCCAGAGAAGTCAAAAATATCAGGCTCGAAATTCTCTATTACGCTCTGGCGGCCATAGTCGTTGGAATGGTTGGAACTTCTAGAATGTACCTAGGCGTTCATTATCCAACAGACGTCGTAGGTGGAATTTGCTCAGGTCTAATATGGTTTTCGATAGTATCCATTCCATTTGTCTACTTTTCGAAAACCACAGACTCTGAATAA
- a CDS encoding GlsB/YeaQ/YmgE family stress response membrane protein — translation MHMIWTLIVGLVVGAIAKLLMPGKDPGGIIITMVIGIVGSMIAYFIGRGLGWYAEGEPTGFIASVIGAVILLAIYRAIIGRNSRIHH, via the coding sequence ATACACATGATTTGGACATTAATAGTTGGTTTAGTTGTTGGGGCTATCGCAAAACTTCTTATGCCGGGGAAAGATCCTGGAGGAATTATTATTACCATGGTGATTGGTATCGTCGGATCTATGATCGCCTACTTTATTGGAAGAGGACTTGGATGGTACGCAGAAGGTGAGCCAACAGGGTTCATTGCCTCAGTCATCGGTGCAGTGATCTTACTTGCGATTTACCGTGCAATTATCGGACGCAATTCACGCATTCATCACTAG
- a CDS encoding murein L,D-transpeptidase catalytic domain family protein: MKNLKALFIITIIAAATSMAHAESSSKQLWLKFNGTNYCKPGFCAESIPNLALAPALQFYKNNQGGMVANTSYIGIIDFTIQSTKNRFFILNLKTGAVESMLVTHGKKSETSPGWAGAFSNVVGSEMSSLGFFITDVEPYYGKHGISLKLDGVSDTNKNARERLIVLHGADYATQWFADTKGRLGLSQGCPAVAPNKIEGVIKKLKGQGLLYIHANSSDL, from the coding sequence ATGAAAAATCTTAAAGCACTATTCATTATTACCATTATCGCTGCGGCCACTTCAATGGCCCATGCTGAGAGTTCCTCTAAGCAGCTGTGGTTGAAGTTTAACGGTACCAACTACTGTAAGCCTGGATTCTGTGCTGAATCGATCCCAAACCTTGCCCTGGCGCCTGCTCTGCAGTTTTATAAGAACAATCAAGGCGGCATGGTCGCTAATACTAGCTATATTGGAATTATCGATTTCACGATCCAATCGACTAAGAATAGATTTTTTATCTTAAACCTTAAAACAGGTGCCGTTGAATCAATGCTTGTGACTCACGGGAAAAAGTCTGAGACAAGTCCTGGATGGGCCGGAGCTTTTTCTAATGTCGTCGGAAGTGAGATGAGTTCTCTGGGATTCTTTATTACTGATGTTGAACCTTATTATGGAAAACATGGAATTTCATTAAAGCTTGATGGAGTTTCTGATACTAATAAAAATGCACGCGAAAGACTTATCGTTCTTCACGGAGCTGATTATGCCACTCAATGGTTTGCTGATACAAAGGGAAGACTTGGATTAAGCCAAGGATGTCCTGCGGTTGCTCCGAATAAAATTGAAGGAGTGATTAAAAAACTAAAGGGCCAAGGGCTACTTTACATTCATGCAAATTCGTCTGATCTTTAA
- a CDS encoding TMEM165/GDT1 family protein — translation MQALINSFLLVFASEMGDKTQLLALLLATRYKKPWTILLGVFIATVLNHALATWAGAWVSTLVTHQTLIYILAGIFFVFGLWILIPDKEEEFKERGHFGALVTTIIAFFLAEMGDKTQLATIALGARYQDIVMVTLGTTIGMMGSNALAIFLGEKLLRKVPMKWVRVFSCVLFIAFGIGILIKG, via the coding sequence ATGCAAGCGTTAATCAATTCTTTTCTTTTAGTCTTCGCAAGTGAAATGGGTGATAAAACCCAACTACTCGCTCTTCTTCTGGCCACACGTTATAAAAAACCGTGGACGATTTTACTGGGTGTATTCATAGCGACTGTTTTAAACCACGCACTAGCAACATGGGCCGGAGCATGGGTTTCAACTCTCGTAACTCATCAGACATTAATCTACATTTTAGCGGGAATCTTCTTCGTCTTTGGTTTATGGATTTTAATTCCAGACAAAGAAGAAGAGTTTAAAGAAAGAGGACACTTCGGTGCTCTTGTTACGACCATCATTGCTTTTTTCCTCGCAGAGATGGGAGATAAAACTCAATTAGCAACGATTGCTCTGGGAGCTCGTTATCAGGATATCGTTATGGTCACGTTGGGGACAACGATTGGGATGATGGGATCAAATGCACTGGCCATCTTCTTAGGTGAAAAACTTCTGAGAAAAGTTCCAATGAAATGGGTGCGTGTTTTCTCATGCGTGCTTTTCATTGCCTTTGGTATCGGAATTCTAATCAAAGGATAA